Within Eremothecium cymbalariae DBVPG#7215 chromosome 3, complete sequence, the genomic segment GTGGTATACGATGTGACGAATAAGAGGAGTTTCGAGTATATAGACAAATGGGTGGAGGATGTTAAGACTGAACGTGGAGAGGAGAATTTGATACTTTGTATTGTTGgtaataaaaatgatttaGTGGATGAGAGAAGTGTTTCGACGAAGGAGGGGGAAATGAAGGCTCAGCTATTGAACGCGAAGATTTTCATGGAGACATCGACCAAGGCGGGGTTCAATGTGAAGCAGTTATTTAAGAGTATTGCGAAGCTGTTGCCTGAGTTCCAGAACACGAAGGTTTCGTCGGGAGTGTTGGATGGCGAAAGTGAAAAACATAATAATGGTGGAGACAAGCCTGGTGTAATTGACATTTCGACGCCTGCTACTGGGGGAAATGAATCATCATGTCAATGTTGATTgagtttttgattttaactAGGGTACATGAATGTTTTCTTTCTGAGTTTATGTCTATTGGAGTATCTTATTACCAGCAATATGTAATTTAATGGGCGTTAGGTGTAATGGAGCTTGAGCCGACCCTCTATTAATCTCTAAAATAAATTAAAGGATAAGAACAGTGCATATGTATTTTTCCCTCAAATTCGTTTCCGTTTAAGCTTTCTCTCCCTCTCTCCCCCTCTCTCTTTTCTCTCTTTACCTGAAAAAGTTCATCGTTTAAATTATACTTTTATCATAATATGTTGAATTCTGTTTCTACATAGTTgccatttttcaacaacatctTCACTAATCTTGGCAATACTTCAACTTGTAAAGTCTCGTAGGGAAACTTCTCACCATCTACCGATATTACGCTATTCTTTAACTTGGGCACCAAGCGGTAGGcgaaaattttggaatgtTCAACTTCGGGTTGCAAGACATGGGATCCTTTGTCTAACGATAGTAATATTGGTGCCATTCTGGTTAACGGCGTTCTTGCGTCAGTAATCACCATATCCATACTTCCATCATCCGGTAATGCAGCAGGGAAAAATTTAGTATCAGCTGCAACGTATGGCATTTTACCAACGTAGAATATACCTATATTATCAGCTAGATCTTGGTCAATCATCTCCCAATCCGATGGTACAGGATCATCCAAAGACCACTTAGGCTCAAATAGCGTTTCATCTATAGAATCTCCGGAGCATGATCCATCAGAAGAACCGGAATCTGTGTTTGAAAAGTCAAAATCTAATTTCAGAGTGCTTTGCTTAATGCGAGCCTTGTGTAACAAATAATAATCCTTTAATTCGTTTTTTGACTTAGCAGCATATTTTACATATATCTCGCAAGGGTATTTCCTGCGttggaaaatattcaatGTCACACCCAGTTCAAACCTTGCTGGACCAATCCACCTCAAGAATTCCGTATTGATGTCTGACTCGGCGATAACTCCATAAGTCTGAGAAAGGAATGAAAGCCGAGGGCCATCTAAATACGACGGCTGAGAGCAGCACATCACATCCATTCGAACTTCAACTGCCTTGACTAACGATAGCGCAGCATATGCCGGATTGTTCGTCCCGTGGCATGAAACGCTCATTGCGTTCCCTGAGCCGCACGGCAACTGAGTTACCGCCACCTTATTAAACGCCTTTGCACGATCTTCACGTCTGTACAAGCCATTTAACACCTCATATGGAATGCCATCACCAGATGCACAAGCTATTACGTCATACTTATCGATATCCATTGTCCTGGCTATCTCAATGGCGTGTTCCGGGTACGAAGTCTGAAACACTTCAACATAACATCCACTAGCTATAAGTATGGGTTTCGCCTTTGTAACGTATATTTTGTTGGCCCTACCTCGACCCCCATGCGGATTGATTATTACAAGAATGGATTTGTTACGTTTGGTATTTTTGTAGCTTCGCTCCAAAATCTTCTCAACAACATCCacattttcttcattgcAAAGCAACCCAGATGATCTATCAATTAACAAAGTAACTGTTTTAGGAACAAGGTCGTTCCGCCTGGGTCTAGCAAATACCACTTCCACAAGTATACCTTGGTCCGGCTCCGGATGATACGCTTTTCTGTAGAATGCATCTATACTCATCTCATGATGAACTTTGTCACAATCGTCGACCGGTCTAGAGGCATCAGAATCTGGATATTTATCATATACATCATTCTTACCAGAAGACGCGCTGTCTCTAGGTACCAATCTAACGTCTAAAATCTTGCTATATGGAATAACAGTATTAGGAGGTAACAACAATGAGTTCCCGCCTCGCGAATCTGTGTTATCACTTAAGCAAGTAACACAACTGATTAAAGACGCCGTTTCAAGAGCACTGCTAGTTTGGCTATCGCTGTCATTCTGAATAATCCCGTCTTGTGAATGTTGAGGTGCCTTAGGTCCCTGATCCTTGATAACGATACCGCTCTCTTCGAGAAGCGCTCTGGAATATGACCTGCTAAATCGACTTAACATTAACATCAATTCAACAACCTTGTGTGTTTAGCTAATTGGGTGCGAACTGTTGATGCGTTTCTTGCCTAATCTTAAGTTGTGCAAAAACACTAATTTAAGCGTATAAAACGTTTCGTATTTAGATGTTGGAACAGTAAACGATTTACTGCGGGAACCCGAAAGCACTAGCCTGTCTAAAGATTAAAATGAGTTGATCCTTAGCCTTATTTTGTAGTTTCATGGAATTCAAGCAGTAGTAATAGGTATTTGTAATCGTTTATATTATCCATTCGTATACGCATGAAACCGATAGTGGTAAACTTTATGATTATGCGATAACCACTAAATctgatcacgtgatcatCAGTTCCTGTCACAAGAATGTACCATCAAGTTAGTAATTTGGAAATAATGTAAGTAGagttattaaaatattaaatattaatGAGGTATTAATTATAGCAAATACGTTATCTCATATAGAAAATCTAAAGTTTATCTACTATCATACGAAAATGGCCGGCTTTGTATACACTAAGTTATCTAATTGAAGGTGATATGAAGTGTATGTAGGTAAAATGCTGCTGGAAATCTATTTATCGCCAATGAATTAAACTTGCTTGCATCTGGCGTTGTAAGGTGGCGATGCGCATATTAAATAATAGTTGTGCTAACAAACTAGGAggaatataataaaaaataagcATTAAAAGGGAGGGGAGAGGGGGTGCGGTTTTCAGCCTTTCTCTCTCTGTTGTATAGCGTTTACCTAATTAAAACAGCAGTAAGCGGATCATGGCTGTTTATAAAGTGTCGTTATTGCactttaattaatatacaaGTCAAGCTGGGGAATTCGTGgccttttgttttttttggcaTAAATTATATACATCATATATTAGGTTTCATACACATTACTATATTCTAGGTTGGTGAATGGTGTTTTTTATTGCTACTCATTATCTGAGATGATATTAACAATGTTCTTTCTCCTCATTAATCCTAGTTTTCCAACCTGATCCATGCCCTTCTCTATATCACACCAGTAATATAACATCATGGCAATCAACATCAAAGCAGTATTCGGGATATAAGGAGTGTTGGAGTTCCCAGTTCTATCCTGAATTACGCCGATTATTAACGACTGCGACCATCCTGTTGCCAACCCAAGCATAATCTCCAGACCAAAGTATTGATTTTCCTTGCCCTCTGGTAGCATGGCTGAATAGGCGACCCTGTTCAAGGATCTAATGACACTACTAGATGAAACGAAAAAGACTAAAAAGAACCAAAATTCCCAtctatttttaaaaccaagTGGAGAACTCCTACTAGATCCTAAACTACCCCAAAAGTTTGCTAGTGTACCGAAGGCTAGAATACAGTATGAAGtgtattttaaaaaacgAACCTGCGCTTTGGTATTCTGACTGGCAGAGGCCCAACGGAACACATACATCCACACTAACGGGCCCATGCATGCGACAATGTAATTTGTAAATTGCCAGACGGTGTATTCTTTATCTGACTGACCAATTCCTAACCTCGTCCGGAACGAATTCATAAACAATTGCATGAAGTTCGAATAGGCGATATTCCATATAACCCAGGCTATAGCAAATTTGAACGCTTCCCTATATTGCAACAAATCTTTTATAATGTGAACCAACCTAATGAATGGGAATTTAACAATTGTCAATAATCTATTCTCATTCTTCTTGAACGGAAATGGTCTCCCACTAACACTCGGGATACCTAATGAAGCTATTGAACCAAGTACAATAGTAATGCAGCCTGCAACAGTAATCGacaaaagaaaatcctTATACTTTTCTCGAGTAGGAGTATTTCTGGTCTGGGTGATAATCATTGCGATAATCATTGCGGTGATACCGCCCAAGTTACCCATAATTAGCCCCCAAACACTGGCTTTCGCACCCCTGTGCAACATCGAACTACTACTGCTGCGGGATACCTTGCGCCATTTGGTAAGAAATGAATCCTTGAAGCCCCGCCTGCTTTCCAACTCCAGGTCCAGTTCTTCAGATATATTTCCATTATTACTTTTCATTCTAGTCATGAATATAGGAATATATGAACCCTCGGTAATTGTATAAATTGTGTTACAACATAACATTACACAGTACAACACTGTGATTGCGATAAGATTCGTATAGGTCTGAGCAGCGAATCCCACAAAAGGAACAGCAAGAGCACCATACATAAATATGGAACTTATCATTAACCACCCTCTATAATTAGAATAGTCCGCTAGCCCCATCAACATAATTGCAAGAAGACCCTCAACAGACGTGTACGCTGCCTTCAAATATAACTGATACGCCATGTATTGCACATCGTGACCAGcaatattaatataacAATCATCTCCACGGGCAGGACATTTACCACCAGGGTTACCCTTAGGATGGCCTAAAGCATGAGCTATTGATTGCATACTCGCAATAACATACGACCTCATCATCGCGGACGTAGGCCCCGTGGAATAACACAGCAACAACCAAGACCCAAGTGCCTTACTCCCCCATGTATCATCTCGATCAACCACAGATTCCCTGAGCCCTTTGAATATACTACTACTGGTTTCAAGCTCCGGCGTTGGAGTATAGCCTGCCGTATCCAAACCTCCCCCTGGTAACAACGTAGTATCTACGTTATCATTACTAGACGCAGAATCCTTCCTAAGATCCCTGCTGCTCTGCACTTTATTTCCCATTTCGCAAAAATGTAGCAAAAATCAATCCCCTGATATTAGTTGTCACCCTTCGCTTACCAATAATATGTCCCCGACACTTctatattattgttgtttgtCGATATACCCGTCACAAAAGTCTGTAAACGTTACACAGCATAAAACTATCCCACAAATATAAACAATAAACCTCTATATCTCAGAACATCCAAGATGATAAACCACAAAAACAGACATCCAccagaagaaacagaaatCAGTTGACTTtatatccttttttttctacACTTGAAGCATTATAACCAATACTAGCCGACAACGATCTAACTAACCAACAGCCCACTGAAAAACCTCccaaataattcaaaaagGGCGTTTATCCATTTTACAACCACATATCTCCTCGGTTGCTCCCTCCAAATAATCACCTTAAAATTGCTCATTAAACTCATTTTCTTACACAACAgcaaacaaatattttcttaCACAACAgcaaacaaatattttcttaCACAACAgcaaacaaatattttctcACAGCTGGTTCATGCATACGTCTTGCCTTTCTCGGAGAAAATAACCTGGCAGCCAGTGGGATGTCGATGATTTCAATAACCTGCAGGTGCAACCTGCATCCCTTTACAAAACCGTTTTCAAATCTGCACAACATACACCCATTCATGTCGCTGACGCTTGACTCATTTACCGGCCCTGAAGCTAATAATATCTTGCCACTTTATTACATTCAAAACCCCTGGAACATAATAATGCGATTGTAGGGTGGGGTTGGGTTGTCATCCTGCAAATATATAACTCTTCATACCCTACTCCTGAGGAGAAGGTGTAGAAAGATACTACAATTAGAAAGGAGAAACGGTATCTCTACGGACAGAAATATGTCCGGTGTTGTTCCTATTACCGGGGTTCACGGTATCTGGATTACGTAATTTCTGTCCAATCCAGATGATTCAGTGCTCGCTTAGCACGGCCGTACGCTGCCCCCAGCCgctgcagaagaagaaagttcTAGATATTTCTGCAATTTGTGACCCCGTGAccaataaaaaattttcagcACTAAAAGAACTTCAgagaaaaatatataaatcaCGGCTGGTATCTTTGGTGTATAAAAGGAAAGTGTTTAGTCTTGAAAGAAGTGGCGCTTGTCAAGTGTACACAACAGGCAGACGGAACTTTCAGAAGATCAAGTGTAAGGTTTCTGTTCATTATTTGAAGTGTTAGTTAGACAAGgattgttttgatttttgaCCGGaggaaagaagaaaaaggaagCTTGGTTTTtttagataatattttttttatttagtGATGTTGAGATCTAATAATTGCAAACAGGCTTTGAAAGGTTTGCGTTTTTACTCTCATAAGGAGGTAAAGTTCGGTGTTGATGGCAGGGCAGCGTTGTTGAAAGGTGTTGAGACGCTTGAGCAGGCGGTTTCTTCTACTTTGGGGCCTAAAGGTAGAAATGTTTTGATTGAACAGCCCTTTGGGCCGCCCAAGATTACCAAGGATGGTGTGACGGTTGCCAAGGCTATTACCTTGGAGGATAAGTTTGAGAATATGGGTGCTAAGTTGTTGCAGGAGGTTGCATCGAAGACCAATGAAGCTGCCGGGGATGGTACCACTTCTGCTACTGTTTTGGGTAAGGCTATTTTCACGGAATCTGTCAAGAATGTGGCGGCTGGGTGTAATCCAATGGATTTGAGAAGAGGTACTCAGGCGGCTGTGGAAAAGGTGATTGAGTTTTTGAGCAAGAATAAGAAGGAGATTACTACTTCTGAGGAGATTGCACAGGTTGCGACTATCTCTGCGAATGGTGATGCGCACATTGGGAAGCTGTTGGCTTCTGCGA encodes:
- a CDS encoding uncharacterized protein (similar to Ashbya gossypii AGR256W); translation: MLMLSRFSRSYSRALLEESGIVIKDQGPKAPQHSQDGIIQNDSDSQTSSALETASLISCVTCLSDNTDSRGGNSLLLPPNTVIPYSKILDVRLVPRDSASSGKNDVYDKYPDSDASRPVDDCDKVHHEMSIDAFYRKAYHPEPDQGILVEVVFARPRRNDLVPKTVTLLIDRSSGLLCNEENVDVVEKILERSYKNTKRNKSILVIINPHGGRGRANKIYVTKAKPILIASGCYVEVFQTSYPEHAIEIARTMDIDKYDVIACASGDGIPYEVLNGLYRREDRAKAFNKVAVTQLPCGSGNAMSVSCHGTNNPAYAALSLVKAVEVRMDVMCCSQPSYLDGPRLSFLSQTYGVIAESDINTEFLRWIGPARFELGVTLNIFQRRKYPCEIYVKYAAKSKNELKDYYLLHKARIKQSTLKLDFDFSNTDSGSSDGSCSGDSIDETLFEPKWSLDDPVPSDWEMIDQDLADNIGIFYVGKMPYVAADTKFFPAALPDDGSMDMVITDARTPLTRMAPILLSLDKGSHVLQPEVEHSKIFAYRLVPKLKNSVISVDGEKFPYETLQVEVLPRLVKMLLKNGNYVETEFNIL
- a CDS encoding MFS transporter (similar to Ashbya gossypii AAR080W), translating into MGNKVQSSRDLRKDSASSNDNVDTTLLPGGGLDTAGYTPTPELETSSSIFKGLRESVVDRDDTWGSKALGSWLLLCYSTGPTSAMMRSYVIASMQSIAHALGHPKGNPGGKCPARGDDCYINIAGHDVQYMAYQLYLKAAYTSVEGLLAIMLMGLADYSNYRGWLMISSIFMYGALAVPFVGFAAQTYTNLIAITVLYCVMLCCNTIYTITEGSYIPIFMTRMKSNNGNISEELDLELESRRGFKDSFLTKWRKVSRSSSSSMLHRGAKASVWGLIMGNLGGITAMIIAMIITQTRNTPTREKYKDFLLSITVAGCITIVLGSIASLGIPSVSGRPFPFKKNENRLLTIVKFPFIRLVHIIKDLLQYREAFKFAIAWVIWNIAYSNFMQLFMNSFRTRLGIGQSDKEYTVWQFTNYIVACMGPLVWMYVFRWASASQNTKAQVRFLKYTSYCILAFGTLANFWGSLGSSRSSPLGFKNRWEFWFFLVFFVSSSSVIRSLNRVAYSAMLPEGKENQYFGLEIMLGLATGWSQSLIIGVIQDRTGNSNTPYIPNTALMLIAMMLYYWCDIEKGMDQVGKLGLMRRKNIVNIISDNE
- the YPT6 gene encoding Rab family GTPase YPT6 (similar to Ashbya gossypii AGR257C), whose amino-acid sequence is MSSSRTGKALSKYKIVFLGEQGVGKTSLITRFMYDTFDDHYQATIGIDFLSKTVYLDDRNIRLQLWDTAGQERFRSLIPSYIRDSHVAIVVYDVTNKRSFEYIDKWVEDVKTERGEENLILCIVGNKNDLVDERSVSTKEGEMKAQLLNAKIFMETSTKAGFNVKQLFKSIAKLLPEFQNTKVSSGVLDGESEKHNNGGDKPGVIDISTPATGGNESSCQC